A section of the Acidobacteriota bacterium genome encodes:
- a CDS encoding glucose 1-dehydrogenase: MSFALLELSDKVAVVIGGTSGIGRAIALGMADAGADVVASSRRLEQVEEAAKEIESRGRRSLRVTSDVADRVSLENLLNECVKAFGKVDILVNSAGRTKRAPTLDFAESDWHDILDTNLTGTLRACQIFGRHMLEREYGRIINIASLSSFVALYEVAAYSASKAAVAALTKSLAIEWAARGVCVNAIAPGVFRTPLNEKLLDETERGREFLLRTPMKRFGKVEELAGAAVFLASDAASFVTGEVLVVDGGFLASGVNQ; the protein is encoded by the coding sequence ATGAGTTTTGCATTACTGGAACTAAGCGATAAAGTCGCCGTGGTCATTGGCGGCACCTCAGGAATTGGGCGAGCCATCGCTTTGGGAATGGCGGATGCCGGAGCCGATGTGGTGGCTTCATCCAGGCGGCTGGAACAGGTTGAAGAAGCCGCCAAAGAAATCGAAAGTCGTGGGCGGCGGTCGTTGCGCGTCACCTCCGATGTTGCTGACCGCGTGTCGCTCGAAAATTTATTGAATGAGTGCGTCAAGGCTTTTGGCAAGGTCGATATTCTGGTGAATTCTGCCGGGCGCACCAAACGCGCGCCGACGCTGGATTTCGCTGAAAGCGATTGGCATGATATTTTGGACACCAACCTCACGGGCACCCTGCGCGCCTGCCAGATTTTTGGTCGCCATATGCTCGAACGAGAATATGGGCGCATCATCAACATCGCTTCACTTTCAAGCTTCGTTGCTTTGTATGAAGTCGCCGCCTATTCGGCAAGCAAAGCGGCGGTCGCCGCGCTGACGAAATCGCTGGCAATCGAGTGGGCAGCGCGCGGGGTTTGCGTCAATGCCATTGCGCCCGGGGTGTTTCGCACGCCGCTGAATGAAAAACTTCTCGATGAAACCGAACGCGGACGCGAGTTTTTATTGCGCACCCCGATGAAACGTTTCGGCAAGGTCGAAGAGTTGGCGGGAGCTGCGGTATTTCTGGCGTCGGATGCCGCGAGCTTTGTGACCGGGGAAGTGTTGGTCGTCGATGGCGGATTTCTGGCGAGCGGCGTCAATCAATAA
- a CDS encoding rhamnogalacturonan acetylesterase, whose product MRYLSVLFFLALFSGTSSGKTPITIYLAGDSTMAEKTPDKRPETGWGEMLQKYFKVAQVKVENHAKNGRSTRSFIEEKRWQTIVEKLRAGDYVFIQFGHNDQKENSDRYASPADYGKNLIRFINEVRDKKAIPILLTPVMRRRFDSNGVFQDTHGEYPNAVRAVAREHQVALIDMHRQSEAVIKRYGIEESKKLFLQLKAGEHPNYPNGVEDNTHFSPLGADEMAKLVITSIRQLKLDLSRYLKKASEANQTK is encoded by the coding sequence ATGCGCTATCTGTCGGTACTATTTTTTCTCGCGCTATTTTCGGGCACTTCGTCAGGGAAAACGCCCATCACGATTTATCTTGCGGGCGATTCGACAATGGCGGAAAAAACGCCCGATAAACGACCGGAAACCGGTTGGGGCGAGATGCTGCAAAAATATTTCAAGGTGGCTCAGGTTAAGGTTGAAAATCATGCGAAAAACGGTCGCAGCACGCGCAGTTTTATCGAAGAAAAACGCTGGCAAACCATTGTTGAAAAATTGCGGGCGGGTGATTATGTGTTCATTCAATTCGGGCACAACGACCAGAAAGAAAATAGTGACCGTTATGCTTCGCCGGCAGACTATGGCAAAAATCTGATTCGCTTTATCAATGAGGTGCGCGATAAAAAAGCGATACCCATATTGCTTACACCGGTGATGCGCCGTCGGTTTGATAGCAATGGCGTCTTTCAAGATACCCACGGCGAATACCCGAATGCGGTGCGCGCCGTTGCCCGGGAGCATCAGGTAGCATTGATTGATATGCACCGCCAAAGTGAAGCGGTCATCAAGCGATATGGAATTGAGGAATCGAAAAAACTTTTCTTGCAGTTAAAAGCCGGTGAGCATCCCAACTACCCGAATGGTGTTGAAGACAACACCCACTTTTCACCGCTTGGCGCAGATGAGATGGCGAAACTGGTCATCACCAGCATACGCCAACTAAAACTCGATTTGTCGCGCTACCTCAAGAAGGCTAGTGAGGCGAATCAAACGAAATGA
- a CDS encoding UxaA family hydrolase — MSSANIIKAAPINEYAIIVNSHDNVAVVKQEILPGLEVTLPEGRVVSVKTVITPGHRFATRNIPAGEFVLQFGEPIGTSLGIEEGELISPANMTNHVPVVRELPDNLLTPPPDYFSVDERATFLGLRRPDGRVGTRNFVLIVPTSMCASHEAMQISMMAELLTYNREKYPNVDGVVAIPHNKGCGCQDGSNLEVMLRTLANYADHPNVGGVIFMDLGCEKTNLAYVEKYLLGHERFFNKPVAKIGIQQVGGTQAAIERGLKEVERMLPEVNRVKREPVSVSELILGVKCGGSDGFSGLSANPALGHAADLLVRSGGTVLITEVPEFCGAEHILAHRAKDAETGRAVYRMVDWYKDYAAQFGAVLNQNPSPGNIAGGLLNITIKSLGAIAKAGTTRIEGVIEYAETPKNRGINLMQGPGYDQESTPGLVAAGATVIVFTTGRGTTIGNAIAPVIKLASNTPVFERMSRDLDLSAGGVVDGTETIEQVGQRVFEHLRRVASGEVLAKAEEHKHREFQFWAEQAVSL; from the coding sequence ATGTCGAGTGCAAATATCATAAAAGCTGCGCCGATTAACGAATACGCCATCATCGTCAATTCGCATGATAATGTGGCGGTCGTTAAGCAAGAGATACTCCCCGGCCTGGAGGTCACCCTCCCGGAAGGTCGTGTAGTTAGCGTGAAAACCGTAATTACTCCTGGGCACCGTTTTGCTACACGAAATATTCCAGCCGGGGAGTTCGTTCTGCAATTTGGCGAACCGATTGGCACTTCACTTGGCATCGAAGAAGGCGAGTTGATTTCACCTGCGAATATGACCAACCACGTTCCTGTGGTTCGCGAACTCCCGGATAATTTACTCACGCCACCACCCGATTACTTTTCTGTAGACGAGCGCGCAACCTTTTTGGGACTTCGCAGACCCGATGGGCGCGTCGGCACCCGCAATTTCGTGCTCATTGTTCCAACCAGCATGTGCGCCAGTCATGAAGCCATGCAAATTTCGATGATGGCGGAACTGTTGACGTACAATCGCGAGAAATATCCCAATGTCGATGGCGTTGTCGCCATCCCGCATAACAAAGGTTGCGGTTGTCAGGACGGTTCAAACCTCGAGGTGATGCTTCGCACGCTCGCCAATTATGCAGACCATCCGAATGTCGGCGGGGTGATTTTCATGGATTTAGGGTGTGAAAAGACCAACCTCGCTTATGTTGAAAAATATTTGCTCGGTCACGAACGCTTTTTCAATAAACCGGTTGCGAAAATCGGCATTCAACAGGTGGGCGGCACGCAAGCCGCTATCGAACGCGGCTTGAAAGAGGTCGAACGAATGTTGCCGGAAGTCAATCGCGTTAAGCGTGAACCCGTGTCAGTGAGCGAACTAATTCTCGGCGTCAAATGCGGCGGCTCGGACGGCTTTTCAGGCTTGTCTGCGAATCCTGCGCTCGGACATGCGGCGGATTTATTAGTCAGGTCAGGCGGCACCGTCCTGATTACCGAAGTGCCGGAATTTTGCGGCGCGGAACATATTCTCGCGCATCGCGCCAAAGATGCAGAGACCGGACGCGCGGTTTATCGAATGGTTGATTGGTACAAAGATTATGCGGCGCAATTTGGCGCGGTGCTCAATCAAAATCCCAGTCCCGGCAATATCGCCGGTGGGCTATTGAACATCACCATTAAATCTCTCGGCGCTATTGCCAAAGCCGGCACCACGAGAATCGAAGGCGTCATTGAATACGCCGAAACTCCGAAAAATCGCGGCATCAACTTAATGCAGGGACCCGGTTACGACCAGGAATCAACGCCGGGACTGGTCGCCGCAGGCGCTACGGTTATCGTGTTCACGACGGGGCGCGGCACCACCATCGGCAATGCTATCGCGCCGGTGATCAAGCTGGCATCAAACACCCCCGTGTTTGAACGCATGAGTCGCGATTTGGATTTATCCGCAGGGGGTGTCGTTGATGGAACCGAAACCATCGAACAGGTTGGTCAAAGAGTTTTTGAACATCTCAGGCGCGTGGCAAGCGGTGAGGTGTTAGCCAAAGCCGAAGAACACAAGCACCGCGAATTTCAATTCTGGGCAGAGCAAGCGGTTTCGCTTTAA
- a CDS encoding glycoside hydrolase family 28 protein, with amino-acid sequence MNLRTTAVHRRFLICWLLIAIAGSLILPLPVTAWASSPIVAQPQQKANRKAIGWQTLPTILGRIKAPKFPNRDFDIKHFNAIADGKTDCTEAIRKAIAACNQAGGGRVVISGGTVLSGAIHLLNNVNLHIAEGATLKFIPDPKKYLPLVFTRFEGTECMNYSPLIYAFEKRNIAITGKGTLDGSASDENWWKWARRGEGGTPSMASVDIRRLRDMGNQGVPVSERVFGEGHFLRPSFIQPLRCRNILIEGVKIINSPMWEIHPVLSTNVTVRDVTITSHGPNNDGCDPESSRDVLIENCLFDTGDDCIAIKSGRDNDGRRVGVPSENIIVRNCTMKDGHGGVVIGSEISGNCRNVFIENCKMDSPNLDRALRFKSNALRGGIIENVFMRDVEIGRVAEAVLTIDFLYDTGDKGTHKPVLRNVTIERVRSNASPRVMWIAGFKGTVIENIRFVDCAFRGIETSEVMNQAGTVTFKNVTIEPAKKGRSLNSPQSNQ; translated from the coding sequence ATGAATCTAAGGACGACGGCTGTACATCGACGGTTTTTAATTTGCTGGTTGCTTATCGCGATTGCTGGGTCGCTGATTTTGCCATTGCCAGTCACCGCTTGGGCAAGCTCGCCAATTGTTGCTCAGCCTCAACAAAAAGCCAATCGAAAGGCTATTGGCTGGCAAACCCTTCCAACAATTCTTGGGCGTATCAAAGCGCCGAAATTTCCCAATCGTGATTTCGATATTAAACATTTTAACGCCATTGCTGATGGCAAAACCGATTGCACCGAAGCCATCAGGAAAGCGATTGCCGCCTGTAATCAAGCCGGTGGCGGACGTGTGGTCATCTCTGGCGGGACAGTGCTGAGTGGAGCGATTCATCTTTTAAACAACGTCAATCTGCATATTGCCGAAGGCGCAACCTTAAAATTCATTCCCGACCCGAAAAAATATTTGCCTTTGGTGTTTACGCGATTTGAGGGAACCGAGTGCATGAATTATTCGCCCCTCATTTATGCTTTTGAAAAACGGAACATTGCCATCACGGGGAAGGGAACCCTCGATGGCTCGGCTTCGGATGAGAACTGGTGGAAATGGGCTAGACGCGGTGAGGGCGGCACACCTTCGATGGCATCTGTAGACATTCGCCGCTTGCGCGATATGGGCAATCAAGGTGTGCCGGTGAGCGAGCGGGTTTTTGGCGAAGGTCATTTCCTGCGCCCGAGTTTTATTCAACCGCTGCGCTGCCGCAATATCTTGATTGAAGGGGTCAAAATCATTAACTCGCCGATGTGGGAGATTCATCCGGTGCTATCGACCAACGTGACGGTGCGCGATGTCACCATCACCAGTCACGGTCCCAATAATGATGGTTGCGACCCGGAATCGAGCCGCGATGTGTTGATTGAAAATTGCCTGTTCGATACCGGCGATGATTGCATCGCGATTAAATCCGGCAGAGATAATGACGGGCGACGTGTCGGTGTGCCGTCAGAAAATATCATCGTTCGCAACTGCACGATGAAGGATGGTCATGGCGGCGTGGTGATTGGCAGCGAAATATCCGGCAATTGTCGCAATGTGTTCATTGAAAATTGCAAAATGGATAGCCCCAATCTCGACCGCGCATTAAGGTTCAAATCGAACGCCTTGCGCGGCGGCATCATTGAAAACGTTTTCATGCGCGATGTTGAGATTGGGCGCGTAGCCGAAGCGGTGTTGACAATAGATTTTCTCTATGACACTGGCGATAAAGGGACGCATAAACCTGTATTGAGAAATGTGACAATTGAACGGGTGAGGAGTAACGCCAGTCCGCGTGTGATGTGGATAGCCGGATTTAAAGGCACAGTTATCGAAAACATTCGCTTTGTGGATTGCGCCTTTCGCGGTATCGAAACCAGTGAAGTGATGAACCAGGCGGGCACCGTGACCTTTAAAAACGTGACTATCGAACCGGCGAAAAAAGGGCGAAGTTTGAATTCACCACAATCGAATCAGTAG